Proteins co-encoded in one Salvia splendens isolate huo1 chromosome 4, SspV2, whole genome shotgun sequence genomic window:
- the LOC121801436 gene encoding stage V sporulation protein K-like isoform X1, protein MSVTNCETFDEHVPTLREVKREISSIVGLREIKKQLESILEKIIGAEKDAAKGFRVVPPKPFHMVFVGRNGTGKSTVARIIGKLFYLAGVLSSYTLTEMQGHQKIRDANGGLLLVKIDEEDPISSDTMEELIAAMDKGKSSIVLAGNHRALNQYMKCNLNLYRRFSTRLQFDDLTCEDLAMILEKKASIKGESDMLCGFELDSSCSTDSIARTIAELTPQNLRSLLNAHLLDQMLIEAKKVATPGEKTISLKNLEMGVQNGAEIFKNLLNL, encoded by the exons ATGTCGGTTACCAACTGTGAAACTTTTGACGAACACGTACCAACG TTGCGTGAAGTCAAGCGTGAAATTTCCAGTATTGTGGGACTGCGGGAGATCAAAAAGCAGCTGGAATCAATTCTGGAGAAAATAATTGGTGCGGAGAAGGACGCGGCCAAAGGATTTAGGGTTGTACCTCCAAAGCCCTTTCACATGGTGTTCGTCGGCAGAAATGGAACAG GCAAGTCCACAGTAGCTCGAATAATTGGTAAACTATTTTATTTGGCCGGAGTTTTGTCTTCGTACACTCTGACTGAAATGCAAGGACATCAAAAG ATAAGAGATGCAAATGGCGGCTTACTGCTTGTGAAGATAGACGAGGAAGATCCCATTAGTTCGGATACTATGGAGGAGCTCATAGCTGCAATGGACAAGGGAAAGTCATCAATCGTGTTAGCCGGGAATCACAGGGCCTTGAACCAATACATGAAGTGCAACCTCAATTTGTACAGAAGGTTCTCAACAAGGCTACAGTTCGACGACCTGACTTGCGAGGATCTTGCCATGATTCTTGAGAAGAAGGCGAGCATTAAAGGGGAGAGCGATATGTTATGTGGTTTTGAGCTGGACAGTTCTTGCAGCACAGACAGTATTGCTCGGACAATTGCTGAGCTTACGCCTCAAAATCTACGAAGCTTGCTGAATGCACATTTGCTGGATCAGATGCTAATTGAGGCAAAGAAAGTGGCTACGCCTGGTGAGAAAACCATATCACTGAAGAACCTTGAAATGGGTGTACAGAATGGGGCAGAAATCTTCAAGAATTTGTTAAATTTGTGA
- the LOC121801436 gene encoding stage V sporulation protein K-like isoform X2, whose amino-acid sequence MSVTNCETFDEHLREVKREISSIVGLREIKKQLESILEKIIGAEKDAAKGFRVVPPKPFHMVFVGRNGTGKSTVARIIGKLFYLAGVLSSYTLTEMQGHQKIRDANGGLLLVKIDEEDPISSDTMEELIAAMDKGKSSIVLAGNHRALNQYMKCNLNLYRRFSTRLQFDDLTCEDLAMILEKKASIKGESDMLCGFELDSSCSTDSIARTIAELTPQNLRSLLNAHLLDQMLIEAKKVATPGEKTISLKNLEMGVQNGAEIFKNLLNL is encoded by the exons ATGTCGGTTACCAACTGTGAAACTTTTGACGAACAC TTGCGTGAAGTCAAGCGTGAAATTTCCAGTATTGTGGGACTGCGGGAGATCAAAAAGCAGCTGGAATCAATTCTGGAGAAAATAATTGGTGCGGAGAAGGACGCGGCCAAAGGATTTAGGGTTGTACCTCCAAAGCCCTTTCACATGGTGTTCGTCGGCAGAAATGGAACAG GCAAGTCCACAGTAGCTCGAATAATTGGTAAACTATTTTATTTGGCCGGAGTTTTGTCTTCGTACACTCTGACTGAAATGCAAGGACATCAAAAG ATAAGAGATGCAAATGGCGGCTTACTGCTTGTGAAGATAGACGAGGAAGATCCCATTAGTTCGGATACTATGGAGGAGCTCATAGCTGCAATGGACAAGGGAAAGTCATCAATCGTGTTAGCCGGGAATCACAGGGCCTTGAACCAATACATGAAGTGCAACCTCAATTTGTACAGAAGGTTCTCAACAAGGCTACAGTTCGACGACCTGACTTGCGAGGATCTTGCCATGATTCTTGAGAAGAAGGCGAGCATTAAAGGGGAGAGCGATATGTTATGTGGTTTTGAGCTGGACAGTTCTTGCAGCACAGACAGTATTGCTCGGACAATTGCTGAGCTTACGCCTCAAAATCTACGAAGCTTGCTGAATGCACATTTGCTGGATCAGATGCTAATTGAGGCAAAGAAAGTGGCTACGCCTGGTGAGAAAACCATATCACTGAAGAACCTTGAAATGGGTGTACAGAATGGGGCAGAAATCTTCAAGAATTTGTTAAATTTGTGA